A part of Variovorax sp. HW608 genomic DNA contains:
- a CDS encoding 2-dehydropantoate 2-reductase — MKVCIYGAGAIGGWIGAKLAQVGCELDVVARGATLEALKRDGLTLVSGDKRVSVPVNASDDPAALGVQQLVIVAVKAPALPAVAERIGPLLGPDTIVLTAMNGVPWWFLQGGFGGPVAGAQLQAVDPGGKIDAGIPARHVIGCVVHASCSLDAPGVVRHHFGNGLIIGEPSGESTSRVQALGELLARAGIDTRISPQIQKDVWYKLWGNMTVNPISMLTGATTDLILSDDLVRGLISTIMLEAREIGARIGVPIAESPEDRHAVTRKLGAFKTSMLQDVEAGRAVELDALVSAVRELGQLAGVQAPFTDALLGLARLRARQLGLY, encoded by the coding sequence ATGAAGGTTTGCATCTACGGCGCCGGCGCGATCGGCGGCTGGATCGGCGCGAAGCTCGCGCAAGTGGGCTGCGAGCTCGACGTGGTCGCGCGCGGTGCGACGCTCGAAGCGCTCAAGCGCGACGGGCTCACCCTGGTGAGCGGCGACAAGCGCGTTTCGGTGCCGGTGAATGCCAGCGACGATCCGGCCGCGCTCGGCGTGCAGCAATTGGTAATCGTGGCGGTGAAGGCGCCGGCGCTGCCCGCGGTCGCGGAACGCATCGGACCGCTGCTCGGCCCCGACACCATCGTGCTCACCGCGATGAACGGCGTCCCGTGGTGGTTCCTGCAGGGCGGCTTCGGCGGCCCCGTGGCGGGCGCGCAGTTGCAGGCGGTCGATCCGGGCGGAAAGATCGATGCCGGGATTCCGGCCAGGCACGTCATCGGCTGCGTGGTGCATGCGAGCTGCTCGCTCGATGCGCCGGGCGTGGTGCGGCATCACTTCGGCAACGGGCTCATCATCGGCGAGCCCTCGGGCGAATCGACCTCGCGCGTCCAGGCCCTGGGCGAGCTGCTGGCGCGCGCGGGCATCGACACCCGCATCTCGCCGCAGATCCAGAAGGACGTCTGGTACAAGCTCTGGGGCAACATGACGGTCAACCCGATCAGCATGTTGACCGGCGCCACCACCGACCTGATCCTCTCCGACGACCTGGTGCGCGGCCTGATCTCCACGATCATGCTGGAGGCCAGGGAGATCGGCGCCCGCATCGGCGTGCCGATCGCCGAAAGCCCCGAGGACCGCCACGCGGTGACGCGCAAGCTCGGCGCTTTCAAGACCTCGATGCTGCAGGACGTGGAAGCCGGCCGCGCGGTCGAACTCGATGCGCTGGTGTCGGCGGTGCGCGAGCTCGGGCAACTGGCCGGTGTTCAGGCGCCGTTCACCGATGCGCTGCTGGGGCTGGCGCGGCTGCGGGCGCGGCAGTTGGGGTTGTACTGA
- a CDS encoding class II aldolase/adducin family protein has translation MSIPSPTALVHPAIHPDERAARLQLAACYRVFAMLGWTEMIYNHITVRLPESVTGGEKQFLINPFGLHYTEVTASNLVKIDLHGNVLDGSTYPVNPAGFTVHAAIHDGLPDAHCVMHTHTTAGVAVACLQGGLQQTNFYSAQLHDMVAYHDFEGITIHADEGPRLLKSIGNKPAVILRNHGLLAWGQTLPQTFAILWTLQRACEIQMATLSMGAPIPVSEEIARKCTRDALQFNPHHGAGQDVFDALVRQVDRIDSSYKN, from the coding sequence ATGAGCATCCCCTCCCCTACGGCACTGGTGCATCCGGCCATCCATCCCGACGAGCGCGCGGCGCGCCTGCAGCTCGCGGCCTGCTACCGCGTGTTCGCGATGCTGGGATGGACCGAGATGATCTACAACCACATCACGGTGCGCCTGCCGGAGAGCGTGACCGGCGGCGAGAAGCAGTTCCTCATCAACCCCTTCGGGCTGCACTACACCGAGGTGACCGCGAGCAACCTGGTCAAGATCGACTTGCACGGCAACGTGCTCGACGGCTCGACGTATCCGGTGAACCCGGCCGGCTTCACGGTGCATGCGGCGATCCATGACGGCCTGCCCGACGCCCATTGCGTGATGCACACGCACACCACCGCGGGCGTCGCGGTGGCCTGCCTGCAGGGCGGTCTGCAGCAGACCAATTTCTATTCGGCGCAGTTGCACGACATGGTCGCCTACCACGACTTCGAGGGCATCACGATCCATGCCGACGAAGGACCGCGCCTGCTCAAGAGCATCGGCAACAAGCCGGCGGTGATCCTGCGCAACCACGGCCTGCTGGCCTGGGGTCAGACACTGCCGCAGACCTTTGCGATCCTCTGGACCTTGCAGCGCGCCTGCGAGATCCAGATGGCGACGCTCTCGATGGGCGCGCCGATCCCGGTGTCGGAAGAGATCGCCCGCAAGTGCACGCGCGATGCGCTGCAGTTCAATCCCCACCACGGCGCGGGGCAGGACGTGTTCGATGCGCTCGTTCGCCAGGTCGATCGCATCGACTCCTCCTACAAGAACTGA
- the alr gene encoding alanine racemase, producing the protein MPRPILATIHFAALQHNLDRARRAALDSRVWAVVKANAYGHGIENVFEAFRAADGFALLDLDEAERVRALGWRGPVLLLEGVFEPRDLELCSRLDLWHAVHCDAQIDWLAAHKTQVPHRVFLKMNSGMNRLGFTPERFRAAWTRLNALPQVDEISLMTHFSDADSPRGIAQQLEVFDETTRDLPGERSIANSAATLRHAAAARADWVRPGILLYGSSPDFPEHDAAHWQLQPGMTLATKLISVQTLEAGDTIGYGSRFTADGPLRVGVAAVGYGDGYPRHCDTGTPVLVNGVRTRMVGRVSMDMITVDLTPVPDAGFGSEVTLWGRASNGAVLSIDEVAKAAGTVGYELMCAVARRVPVVAD; encoded by the coding sequence GTGCCGCGTCCGATCCTCGCCACCATCCATTTCGCTGCGCTGCAGCACAACCTCGACCGCGCACGCCGCGCGGCGCTCGATTCGCGCGTCTGGGCGGTGGTGAAAGCCAACGCCTACGGCCACGGCATCGAGAACGTCTTCGAAGCCTTCCGGGCCGCGGACGGCTTCGCGCTGCTCGACCTCGACGAAGCCGAGCGGGTGCGCGCGCTCGGCTGGCGCGGCCCGGTGCTGCTGCTCGAAGGCGTGTTCGAGCCGCGCGATCTCGAACTCTGCTCGCGGCTGGACCTCTGGCACGCGGTGCACTGCGATGCGCAGATCGACTGGCTGGCCGCGCACAAGACACAGGTGCCGCACCGCGTCTTCCTCAAGATGAACTCCGGCATGAACCGGCTCGGCTTCACGCCCGAGCGCTTCCGCGCGGCCTGGACCCGGCTCAACGCGCTGCCGCAGGTCGACGAGATCTCGCTGATGACGCATTTCAGCGACGCCGACAGCCCGCGCGGCATCGCGCAACAGCTCGAAGTGTTCGACGAAACCACGCGCGACCTGCCGGGCGAGCGCTCGATCGCCAACAGCGCCGCGACCCTGCGCCACGCGGCGGCGGCGCGTGCCGACTGGGTGCGCCCCGGGATCCTGCTGTACGGCAGCTCGCCGGATTTCCCCGAGCACGACGCGGCGCACTGGCAGCTCCAGCCCGGCATGACGCTCGCGACGAAGCTGATCTCGGTGCAGACCCTGGAGGCCGGCGACACCATCGGCTACGGATCGCGCTTCACCGCCGACGGCCCGCTGCGCGTCGGCGTCGCCGCGGTCGGCTATGGCGACGGCTACCCGCGGCATTGCGACACCGGCACGCCGGTGCTGGTCAACGGCGTTCGCACCCGCATGGTCGGGCGCGTGAGCATGGACATGATCACCGTCGACCTCACGCCGGTGCCCGATGCGGGCTTCGGCAGCGAAGTCACGCTGTGGGGGCGCGCGTCGAACGGCGCGGTGCTTTCGATCGACGAAGTCGCGAAGGCGGCGGGCACCGTCGGCTACGAGCTCATGTGCGCGGTGGCGCGGCGGGTGCCGGTCGTGGCCGACTGA